From Alloacidobacterium dinghuense:
GGAGGCGGAGTTCCGATCAGGACCGCTGCCCGTATTCGATCTGGTTTCCCAGGGTGAGCCGCGCGAGGTGCAGCCTCTGATTCGGGATGAGGTTTACCGCATCTGTCGTGAAGCCCTGGCAAATGCTTTTCGCCACGCACATGCAGAATATGTAACAGTGGAGGTACGTTTTCTTCCCGATATGCTTGAAGTTGAGATCGCCGATGATGGAAATGGCATGACCGAAGACCTCTTGCAGCACGGCCGCACCGGACACTTCGGATTGCGCGGAATGCACGCTCACGCACAACGCATCGGCGCTACGCTGGTAATCGAAAGTGAACCGGAACAAGGGACGAACGTTATACTGCGCGTAAAGACATCCAGTTCTTCACTGTGGCGACGCAATGGCAGAGGCAGATTCAGGGGAAATGATGCAGACGCAAGTTGAAACTCCGGTTCAGGTGCTGATTGTCGACGATCATCCCATGGTGCGCGAAGGGCTCGCGGGTGTGCTGGAGCGGCAAAATATGAGAGTCGTTGGACTCGCCGCTACGGGGAAACAGGCAATCGAAATGTATTCGGTCCTCAGACCGGATGTTGTCCTGCTGGATCTTCGGCTGCCAGACCAGAGCGGATTTGATGTCGTGCGCACTGTGCTCGGCAATGATCCACAGGCGCGTATCATCATTCTGAGCTCAGCCCAAGGCGATGCTTCGATTTACAACGCGATCAGCCTAGGTGTCCGCGGATATCTCCTGAAGGGGATCGACGGCGCTACGCTTGCCGATCAGGTACGGCACGTCGCGGCAGGCGGCAGCTGCCTTTCGCCCGAGACCGCCGAGAAACTAACGCAATACATCTCTTCGCAGAAACTGAGCGAGCGCGAAATCGAAGTTCTCGG
This genomic window contains:
- a CDS encoding response regulator, translated to MMQTQVETPVQVLIVDDHPMVREGLAGVLERQNMRVVGLAATGKQAIEMYSVLRPDVVLLDLRLPDQSGFDVVRTVLGNDPQARIIILSSAQGDASIYNAISLGVRGYLLKGIDGATLADQVRHVAAGGSCLSPETAEKLTQYISSQKLSEREIEVLGLISKGKSNKEIADLIFVTENTVKMHVKKILLKLQANDRTQAVVIAIQRGLLDA